One Salvia miltiorrhiza cultivar Shanhuang (shh) chromosome 6, IMPLAD_Smil_shh, whole genome shotgun sequence genomic window, ACAAGTGGTTGTGAAATGGGTTGGTCTGCAACCTTTTTTCATAACCGGTTATTCCACCAAATCATGAcatctattttttattatttaattttttttgtcttatATGATGACCGATTTCAAAGGTCATGGATAAAGATGGTCTAAGACACCCTCAAAGCATCAATGCATTGGAAAGGGGTGTGTCTTAGAtggggaccaccatctaagacacTACAGACAACATGCATTGGAGATGTCAAAGTGTCTTACACACAAGTTGGCGAAAAATCATTATTGTAAAAAAAGTTAAACTTATCAGTATTCCGAGAGATGAAGCGGGGAACTGCAAATTTTGGTGTAGAATAACATGTCATCGTAGAGAGGCAGAGAGCCATACACGTTTCACTTGCTCTAAGCCTCTAACTAATCGATTACTTGTAACTAATCAACTATCTCTTGATTACAAAAAACTAACTCAACAATATTTGACGGAAATATAAGCAGTACTATATGGGACGGAAGGAAGGAGTAGTAGTTAGAAAATacaaggaaaaaaaacaaaaaacttgTAATGTATTTGATAATTCCAGCTATGAATGTAATTATGGTGTGTCCCACTCCTACTCGCTCTGGAGCAAAGTAACAACACAGTCTTCACTCTTGTCTCATCAATTCCCCCACAATGGCTTCCCGCTTCCTCTTCGCCCTaactctcctcctcctcctcgtccTCTCCGCCGCCGAGGAAGAAGCCATGGATGACGGCGCGCCTAATCGCCGCTCACTCTTCTGGAACAAAGCGATCCACTACTACATCTCCTACGGCGCTCTCTCCGCCAACAGGATCCCTTGCCCGCCGCGCTCCGGCCGCTCCTACTACACGCATAATTGCCACAGAGCGAGGGGCCCCGTCCACCCCTACTCCCGCGGCTGCTCCGCCATCACCCGCTGCCGCCGCTGATTCCAATTTCTACTGTgcgcctttctctctctaaacttTGATTTTCGTGAATGTGTGTTGGATTGGATTGAGTTTCGAGGGGAACTGTAGCAGATCTGTGATTTTGTTTGTATGTGATGAGGTTGTTACTTAATTAATTCTGATTTGTTTGTTAATATTAAATTAGTAATGTTATGTTGAAGTTTGATTGTGCAATCAAGAATCCATCAGCAGATTTGTCTTTATATTTTGATTGTTAATTGATGTTTCGTTACTGCATGATCTctagttaaattaatttattaatccGATAAGCACACAATTACTTGATTTTTCATTAACTCGTATGGTGCTTTGTCTCATACACAATATTTGTTGATGCAATATCAAAATGTTCACGTGATAATTAATATACTAATATGAGAACAAAACaaagtctttttttttctttttttctttttttgttaacaatatttcaattttcatttaGCGATAACAGCATGTAAATGATTGAATTTtaatcaaattctaattttacatactaatttaaaattacattaattagtcaatatttaaattcttttaatttagttaacaAGGCCGCATTTCGATTCAATTCACTTACAAAATATTGTTGTTTTCGATTAAAATTGCACATAGTTAATTGAAATCGATGTGAATAGAGAGGTAAAATCTCAGACAGCCATATTTTCATTAAATTGGACTTAAATCTAATTTGTTAAATTGAAGATATTTAAATTAGTGTACGAGactagaatttaattaaattttagtaataTATAGGCTATTAATATTATAAGACACCTGCCAATGAGGTCTTGTCGTAGTAGCAAAGTTGAGGCATCTAAAGTCTCTTCTTTTGGGTTtacataatttattatattcaaATGCCTCTTATAATTCTAATTctaattcaaatatatatatatatatatatatatatatatatatatatatatatatattataagacACCTACCTCGATAGGAATTAGCAAGCACATCATCGAtgtttattagtatttttttttttgaaacccaTCTATGTTTATTAGGTTCATCCAtgtttaataattaattgttaaCTTTTCAAATTTAGGCGGCTTATAATTAATCGGTAAAAATTACCACTTTGTCTTATACTTTTATTAAGATTGGCTTCTGGCGACAAGTTCAAATCAATTAATTTATCAGAATAagctattatttttttatatattattccctccgtcctatgaatcttgacacgtttggattcagcatgggaattaagaaattgtagattagtgttttaagtgtgtagttaataaaatataaaagtaataaagtaggagaaagaaggtaataaaagtgataaaatatgagagaagTTAATAATTACTCCTTCCATCacatattcttttttgggttgtcccaacctACATGACACATTTCTATTTATAGAAATAATAAGGGTTCACTTAAGCATTAAAATAATCACTAATTACTCTTAAATGAGTTTACGGACTTGAAAATGTTTCAAAATctgaacctctctctctcacgttcCACCCCACCTGAAACCTCCTCTCTCTCGTCGGCTTTTTGGGGTTCCGGCCGCCAGCCTCTCTGTGCGACGCCTCCACCGTCTCCACCCTCTGCACGCCGCCTTCTCCCTCCTCTGCGCGACGCCTCCACCGTCTCCACACTCCGCACGCCGTCTTCTCCCTCCTCTGCGCGACGCCTCCACCGTCTCCCCCCCCCCTGCACGCCACCTTCTCCCTCCTCTGCACGCCGCCTTCTCCCTCCTCTACGCGACGCCTCCACCGTCTCCCCCCCCTCTGCATGCCGCCTTCTCCGTCCCCTGCGCGACGCCTCCACTGCGCGTCTTTCCCCCACGCATCCACTGCCTCGCCTCACCGGCGAATAGCAGCGACGAAGCAGCTGTGGCGGAGTTCGATTTTTGTTTGTAGGTTTGGGATGTGTAGATCTCGtcttcaataactaaattttgatttttatgggTTTTGTTTCGATTTTGTTTGTGGCTTTTGTTTCGATTTTTGATTCGATTTTTGTGGGTTTTGTTTCGATTTTGGTTCCACTAATTTTTGTGGGGTTTCAAAGCACAtctgatttttattttgttgatttGATTATGTAATTTGGTGAATTTAGATCTTGTTTTTTGGTTTGGTAATTTGAATCTGGTAACTACTCGACGCCGGTGAGGAAGTCTGGTGACTGCTCGACGCCGGCGAATTTTGCAGAATTGGTTCTTGTATGTCTTCAAAATCAATTTTGCAAAATTGATTTTGCTGGTGAATTGGTTTTGGGATGTCTTCAAAATCGATTTTGGTTTCCGAAGAGAGGGAAGAGGGAAGGGAGATAGAGGACAGGGGGGAACGGAGAGGGGCTGATGAGGCGGCACTCGCCGGCAGCGCCGCCGTGTACCGGTCCGGCGAGAAACAGGCCGAGAGAAAGGGAGTGTCTGACTGTGGGTGTgtcaattaaaataacactacatATCTAATTCTCttaattttattcttcttaatctccgtgccgaacagTAACGttccataaataatgggacggaaggagtattaccCAAAATataaaacgtgtcaagattcgtgggacgaaggaGTATATTATAAGATAACTGCCACCACCACCAACTTACCATTTTAGCATAGCAATTATTGAATTTGCTATTACGGTTGCAGCTGTTTGATATTATGTCAACCACCTACCACTACACATGCACAAATACATTGTCGTTAACAACAAGACGATTTTttttcgtgtgtgtgtgtggtaaAAACAAGACGATTTTAGTTCGTAAAGTGTGAGTTTTCTGTTTTCGTACGCAGCTAATTatgattttctttaataaaatttcaagccGAATTTGTTGCAAATGGCTTATGGCTTATCTAATGAGTATGACTTTAAAttggctattttttttttaaagaaagaaaaatggctAAAGAAatagattaataataatatgacTTTAAAATCTTTTAGGGAGGGAAAGTGGTGTGGATATGCATCCACCTATGTATTTGATAAAATATTGGGTTATTAGCgcctaaatacaccaattttgggAGTAATTTGGTTTtacacatgaactttgaaaggtgtaaaaaaaatatatgaattttaatattatagcaattttatcacaaattcaattaTTAGATATTAGAGCTCCATAAAAATCTTATGATTTACAggtttagagatgtcttatacgatatcttttagagagagtaaaattttgaagtagccaaaatgaaacataaaacacaatttattgccactcattgaaaaaatatataatttggccatttttttttatttcggacgtttttacccttaatgaggcggaccgggtaggatcaggcacgcgggtcgtgtgccgggtcgggttagacacttatggcactaatagtgccataagtgccagaTTTTACTtcgttttattttggatttccgttagCACTTTTGgtactattagtgtcataagtgtcatacgtgcagcacaaatatagaatagcatcatctaaaccctaaatggataatctaaatcctaaatggaacatctaaaccataaatggataatctaaaccctaaatggaatatctaaacccaaggacgaagtgtttaaaatggtccttttggcacttatggcactaatagtggcATAAATGCCACACGTGaaacacaaatacagaaacaacagcaaCAACAATCATCACTGACATaccaaaaaaatagaaaaaaccaGAAACTCGAAATTCCCCCGACCGAAACGATGTCGTCGAACAACGACAGCCCGCCATCGCCCACGGCGGCAACCGCCGTCGACACTACGCCTTTGCTTGGCGACCAGAGCCCCAACAATCGCTCCCGCTTCCTCGGCCTCCGTGGCGCCGCTCGCTTTCTCCGCCGTGGCCGCTCGATGCGAGAGCCCTCCGTCCGCGTCTGCGAAGCTTCGGCGGAGCAAATTGAAGAGCGCCAGTGCGATTGCTAGGGCGAGCGGTTGTTAATGCCGCTACGGTTGTGGATTCTGCAGTGCGATGAGTAAAAGGGCAAATTAGGTATAtagcctaattaatggccaaaatttatcttttttcaATTGACGGCTAAATATTGATTTTGTATGctcaatagggccatccggtcctattgtttct contains:
- the LOC130990098 gene encoding protein RALF-like 34; translated protein: MASRFLFALTLLLLLVLSAAEEEAMDDGAPNRRSLFWNKAIHYYISYGALSANRIPCPPRSGRSYYTHNCHRARGPVHPYSRGCSAITRCRR